The genomic DNA GATCTCGAGTTCACCGACGATCGGATGCCGGAGCCGCTTCACCCCGCTGCGGTGATAGCGCACATTGTGCGCGGCCCACAGCGTCCGGAATCGCTCGCTGCGCGTCGAGAGCTCTCCGACGAGGTCGCTGAACCTTCGGTCGTAGGGGTTGCGCCCGGCTTCGCCGCGCATCGCCGCGACGAGGTCCTGGGTGACCTGCTCCCAGTCGACGTAGAAGTCTTGCGCGGCCGGATTCAAGAAGGCGAAACGCGCACTGTTCGGCACCGGCTCGGTGAAAACCGGGGCGTACAGGGCGCGGCCGAGAGTATTCGCGCCGAGATACTCGAAGTAGTTGTTGCGCACCAGCGCAGGAGCGCCGGTCATCGCGTCGAGCAGTCGCTGGATGCTGGGGCGGATCGACTGAGCCTTCTTCCGCGGCTTCCGTGCGATCGGCGAGGCGTTCGCGGCGCGGGAGAGATCGAACAGGTGCGCCGTCTCGGCGTCGTCGAGCTGGAGAGCTCTGGCGAGGGCCTCCAGCACGCTGTCGGACACTCCGGAGAGATCGCCGCGCTCGAGGCGGGTGTAGTAGTCCACGCTGACCCCGGCGAGCAGTGAGACTTCTTCGCGGCGCAGGCCCGGTACGCGGCGGTTGCCGCCGTACGCGGGAAGTCCGGCCTGATCGGGGGTGAGGCGTGCGCGCCTCGTGGAGAGGAATTCACGCACCTCGCTACGGGTGTCCATGCCCCGACGCTACGCCGTTGCGACGTAAGAAGGGAGGTTCTG from Microbacterium sp. LWO13-1.2 includes the following:
- a CDS encoding helix-turn-helix transcriptional regulator, with the protein product MDTRSEVREFLSTRRARLTPDQAGLPAYGGNRRVPGLRREEVSLLAGVSVDYYTRLERGDLSGVSDSVLEALARALQLDDAETAHLFDLSRAANASPIARKPRKKAQSIRPSIQRLLDAMTGAPALVRNNYFEYLGANTLGRALYAPVFTEPVPNSARFAFLNPAAQDFYVDWEQVTQDLVAAMRGEAGRNPYDRRFSDLVGELSTRSERFRTLWAAHNVRYHRSGVKRLRHPIVGELEIVYEAFELPADPGLHLSTYTAEPGTPSEEKLKMLASWAATDADQASTKTEA